Proteins from a genomic interval of Bifidobacterium longum subsp. infantis ATCC 15697 = JCM 1222 = DSM 20088:
- the ilvC gene encoding ketol-acid reductoisomerase encodes MAATIWYEKDADLSVFDGKKVAILGYGSQGHAHALNLRDSGVDVVVGLRPTSKSVEFAKEQGLEVKPVGEAVAEADVVMILLPDQYQAKVYKEEVEPNLKPGAALAFAHGFNIHYGYIKPSEDHPVFMVAPKGPGHIVRREYAAGRGVPVVVAVEQDPDGKTWPLCLAYAKALGALRAGAIKTTFTEETETDLFGEQDVLMGGINHLCDLGFDVLTEAGYQPEIAYFEVFHELKMLVDLANEGGLNKARWSCSDTAQYGDYTSTVITDETKKRMQYQLKRIQDGSFAKEFMDDQAAGAPKFKKLQEEYSHPHLETVGPKLRAMFSWNNAEAKDKDEAESFNGKIARTQVQ; translated from the coding sequence ATGGCAGCAACTATCTGGTACGAGAAGGACGCCGATCTGTCCGTGTTCGATGGCAAGAAGGTCGCCATCTTGGGCTACGGCTCTCAGGGTCACGCTCACGCACTGAACCTGCGTGACTCCGGTGTCGACGTGGTCGTCGGCCTGCGTCCGACCTCCAAGTCTGTCGAGTTCGCCAAGGAGCAGGGCCTCGAGGTCAAGCCGGTTGGCGAGGCCGTCGCCGAGGCTGACGTTGTGATGATCCTTCTGCCTGACCAGTACCAGGCCAAGGTCTACAAGGAAGAAGTTGAGCCGAACCTGAAGCCGGGCGCTGCCCTGGCGTTCGCCCACGGCTTCAACATCCACTACGGCTACATCAAGCCGTCCGAGGATCACCCGGTGTTCATGGTTGCCCCGAAGGGCCCGGGCCACATCGTTCGTCGTGAGTACGCCGCTGGCCGTGGCGTCCCGGTCGTCGTTGCCGTCGAGCAGGACCCGGACGGCAAGACCTGGCCGTTGTGCCTGGCTTACGCCAAGGCTCTGGGCGCTCTGCGTGCAGGCGCCATCAAGACCACCTTCACCGAGGAGACCGAGACCGATCTGTTCGGTGAGCAGGACGTCCTCATGGGTGGCATCAACCACCTGTGCGATCTCGGCTTCGACGTGCTGACCGAGGCTGGCTACCAGCCGGAGATCGCCTACTTCGAGGTGTTCCACGAGCTGAAGATGCTCGTCGACCTGGCTAACGAGGGTGGCCTGAACAAGGCTCGCTGGTCCTGCTCCGACACCGCTCAGTACGGCGACTACACCTCCACCGTCATCACCGACGAGACCAAGAAGCGCATGCAGTACCAGCTCAAGCGCATTCAGGACGGCTCCTTCGCCAAGGAGTTCATGGACGACCAGGCCGCTGGCGCCCCGAAGTTCAAGAAGCTGCAGGAAGAGTACTCTCACCCGCACCTCGAGACCGTCGGCCCGAAGCTGCGCGCCATGTTCTCCTGGAACAACGCCGAGGCCAAGGACAAGGACGAGGCCGAGTCCTTCAACGGCAAGATCGCCCGTACCCAGGTTCAGTGA
- a CDS encoding energy-coupling factor transporter transmembrane component T family protein, which yields MISLYIAGDSVLHRCPAAVKLIVSLVMATVLVIPHLSWWAIAVCGALCAIWYAMSGLGPHVFARQLWSAWWVVAFTVVVQVFFVPWQTTAFNAVRVLELVMIANLVTLTTRTEDMLDTVLAALRPLRRFGVNPDRIGLLCALTISAIPLINRNVRIVREANQARGGHGGVTAWAVPLLVLILKQSDELADALDSRGL from the coding sequence ATGATTTCGCTGTATATCGCAGGCGATAGCGTGCTGCATCGATGCCCTGCCGCAGTGAAACTCATCGTGTCACTGGTGATGGCAACGGTATTGGTGATTCCGCACCTATCGTGGTGGGCGATAGCCGTCTGCGGCGCGCTATGCGCAATATGGTATGCCATGTCCGGCCTTGGTCCGCACGTTTTTGCTCGTCAATTGTGGAGCGCGTGGTGGGTGGTGGCATTCACCGTGGTGGTGCAGGTGTTCTTTGTGCCATGGCAAACCACGGCGTTCAATGCGGTGCGCGTACTTGAACTGGTCATGATCGCAAATCTGGTAACACTCACCACCCGCACTGAAGACATGCTGGATACCGTGCTGGCAGCATTGCGGCCATTGCGACGATTCGGCGTCAATCCGGACCGCATTGGGCTACTGTGCGCATTGACCATCTCAGCGATTCCACTGATTAATCGCAATGTGCGAATTGTGCGGGAAGCGAATCAGGCCCGTGGAGGTCACGGTGGCGTGACCGCATGGGCGGTGCCTCTGCTGGTGCTTATCCTGAAGCAGTCCGACGAGCTGGCCGATGCGCTCGATAGTCGTGGGCTGTAG
- a CDS encoding energy-coupling factor ABC transporter ATP-binding protein: MIVFDHVSVEAEGKRIIDDLSCQLDLGLAGGSGPRRIAVIGVNGSGKSTFLRLIDGLAKPTSGTIRVMGFDPTRQAKQLHRKVGFVFTDPDTQIIMPTPAEDVAFSLRGMGLSKSESSALVDRQLQSFGLTPHAGTPAHSLSGGQKQMLALAAVLVRNPGLVLADEPTTMLDLPNATRIENLLIHDIACPLIVSTHNLRLAARCDMAVRFADGHIIETGEPRHVIARYLADCGVADNEEAEASL, from the coding sequence ATGATCGTCTTCGACCATGTGAGCGTCGAGGCAGAAGGCAAACGTATTATTGATGACCTGAGTTGCCAGCTTGACCTTGGTCTTGCTGGGGGCTCAGGCCCTCGTCGTATTGCCGTCATTGGCGTCAACGGCTCAGGTAAATCCACTTTTCTCCGTCTGATCGACGGTCTGGCCAAGCCCACATCGGGCACCATACGTGTCATGGGCTTCGACCCCACACGGCAAGCCAAGCAGCTGCACCGCAAAGTGGGGTTCGTGTTCACCGACCCTGACACGCAAATCATCATGCCCACGCCAGCCGAAGACGTGGCCTTTTCGCTGCGGGGCATGGGGCTGAGCAAATCCGAGTCTTCGGCACTGGTTGACCGTCAGCTGCAATCATTCGGCCTAACGCCTCACGCTGGTACTCCGGCGCACAGCCTGTCTGGCGGGCAGAAACAAATGCTGGCCCTTGCCGCCGTGCTCGTGCGCAACCCGGGGCTGGTGCTTGCCGACGAGCCGACCACCATGCTCGATTTGCCCAACGCGACGCGCATCGAAAACCTGCTGATACACGATATCGCCTGCCCGCTGATTGTTTCCACCCATAATCTTCGGCTTGCCGCACGCTGCGATATGGCAGTTCGCTTTGCCGATGGGCACATTATCGAAACCGGCGAGCCACGCCACGTTATCGCGCGATATCTTGCCGACTGCGGCGTCGCGGACAACGAAGAAGCCGAGGCATCCCTATGA
- a CDS encoding biotin transporter BioY has protein sequence MPHELHGEHRAEGQIRPKAHGNYYEGTVFIMASHVHFTSRDLVRIAMFAALLSVFSFIRIPVGPVPITLQTLAVMLAGLILGPVNGMLSVLLMLVLTFVGIPLLGGNGGPAIFVGVSAGYLYGWILGALVIGLIAHQGHRLVWWKSALASLVGGVLIPYAIGFPVQALVMGAPLKGVIISGMIFVPGDIAKVVIATLIATALMRAYPAAFPESLRASK, from the coding sequence ATGCCGCACGAGCTCCATGGGGAGCATCGGGCGGAGGGACAGATTCGGCCGAAAGCACATGGCAACTACTATGAAGGGACTGTATTTATTATGGCTTCGCATGTTCATTTCACGAGCCGCGACTTGGTGCGCATTGCCATGTTCGCCGCGTTGCTCAGTGTGTTCAGCTTTATCCGCATTCCTGTTGGTCCGGTACCGATTACTCTGCAAACCCTTGCTGTGATGTTAGCGGGTCTGATTCTGGGACCGGTGAATGGAATGCTGTCGGTGTTGCTGATGCTCGTACTCACCTTCGTCGGCATTCCCCTGCTTGGCGGCAACGGCGGTCCAGCGATTTTCGTGGGTGTAAGCGCTGGATATCTGTACGGCTGGATTCTTGGAGCCTTGGTGATCGGACTTATCGCACATCAGGGCCATCGTCTGGTGTGGTGGAAGAGTGCGCTGGCCAGCCTGGTTGGCGGCGTACTGATTCCGTATGCCATCGGATTCCCGGTTCAGGCATTGGTTATGGGCGCTCCTCTCAAGGGTGTTATTATCTCCGGCATGATCTTTGTTCCCGGTGATATCGCCAAAGTGGTGATTGCCACGTTGATTGCCACCGCGCTGATGCGCGCATACCCGGCCGCATTCCCCGAATCGTTGCGCGCTAGCAAATGA
- a CDS encoding CHY zinc finger protein produces the protein MVNGVRDGSQDKGWNPAIRGRLVDGQGRCVHWHSPLDVVANRFACCDEYYACYRCHDELAGHDRIAWRDMDSLAVMCGVCRHQMTPREYGRAMESVTPCCPCCGARFNPGCALHHDIYFSD, from the coding sequence ATGGTGAACGGCGTGCGTGACGGATCGCAGGACAAAGGCTGGAATCCAGCCATTCGCGGGCGTCTCGTGGATGGTCAGGGGCGATGTGTTCACTGGCATTCGCCATTGGATGTTGTTGCGAATCGTTTCGCCTGCTGTGACGAATATTACGCTTGCTACCGGTGCCATGATGAACTGGCTGGACATGATCGCATCGCGTGGCGAGACATGGATTCGCTCGCTGTGATGTGCGGTGTCTGCCGGCACCAGATGACGCCTCGCGAATACGGGCGGGCGATGGAGTCTGTTACTCCGTGCTGCCCTTGCTGCGGCGCACGGTTCAATCCTGGATGTGCCCTTCACCACGATATTTATTTCAGTGATTGA
- the ilvC gene encoding ketol-acid reductoisomerase: MTAQIWYENDGDLSVLEGKKVAIIGYGSQGHAHALNLRDSGVDVVVGLRPTSKSVDFAKEQGLEVKSVAEASAEADVIMILAPDQYQRTIWANDIEPNIKPGAAVAFAHGFNIHYGYIKPSEDHPVFMVAPKGPGHIVRREYAAGRGVPVVVAVEQDPRGDGWALTLAYAKALGALRAGAIKTTFKEETETDLFGEQNVLMGGVNKLVEMGFEVLTDAGYQPEIAYFEVCHELKMLVDLMNEGGLNKARWSCSDTAQYGDYVNTVINEDCRKRMEYHLQRIQDGSFAKEFIDDQDAGAPHFKELQEKYSNERIETVGPKLRAMFSWNKDGVKDADEANSFTGKIARAQVQ, from the coding sequence ATGACAGCACAGATCTGGTATGAGAACGACGGTGATCTTTCTGTTCTCGAAGGCAAGAAGGTCGCAATCATCGGCTACGGCTCCCAGGGCCACGCCCACGCGCTGAACCTGCGCGATTCCGGTGTCGACGTGGTCGTCGGCCTGCGTCCGACCTCCAAGTCGGTCGACTTCGCCAAGGAGCAGGGCCTCGAGGTCAAGTCCGTGGCCGAGGCTTCCGCCGAGGCCGACGTGATCATGATCCTGGCCCCCGACCAGTACCAGCGCACCATCTGGGCCAACGACATCGAGCCCAACATCAAGCCGGGTGCTGCCGTCGCCTTCGCTCATGGCTTCAACATTCACTACGGCTACATCAAGCCGTCTGAGGATCACCCGGTGTTCATGGTTGCCCCGAAGGGCCCGGGTCACATCGTTCGTCGTGAGTACGCCGCTGGCCGTGGCGTGCCGGTCGTCGTGGCCGTCGAGCAGGATCCGCGTGGCGATGGTTGGGCTCTGACCCTGGCCTACGCCAAGGCCCTCGGTGCTCTGCGCGCCGGTGCCATCAAGACCACCTTCAAGGAAGAGACCGAGACCGATCTCTTCGGCGAGCAGAACGTGCTCATGGGTGGCGTGAACAAGCTCGTCGAGATGGGCTTCGAAGTCCTGACCGACGCCGGCTACCAGCCGGAGATCGCCTACTTCGAGGTCTGCCACGAGCTCAAGATGCTCGTCGATCTGATGAACGAGGGCGGCCTGAACAAGGCTCGTTGGTCCTGCTCCGACACCGCCCAGTACGGCGACTACGTCAACACCGTCATCAACGAGGACTGCCGCAAGCGCATGGAATACCACCTGCAGCGCATCCAGGACGGCTCCTTCGCCAAGGAGTTCATCGACGATCAGGATGCCGGCGCCCCGCACTTCAAGGAACTGCAGGAGAAGTACTCCAACGAGCGCATCGAGACCGTCGGCCCGAAGCTGCGCGCCATGTTCTCCTGGAACAAGGATGGCGTCAAGGATGCCGACGAGGCCAACTCCTTCACCGGCAAGATCGCCCGCGCCCAGGTTCAGTGA
- a CDS encoding glycoside hydrolase family 13 protein, with protein MTANNLNDDWWKQAVVYQIYPRSFKDVTGDGLGDIAGVTEKMDYLKSLGVDAIWLSPFYPSDLADGGYDVIDYRNVDPRLGTMDDFDAMAKAAHEADIKVIVDIVPNHTADKHVFFQEALAAEPGSPARDRYIFRDGRGEHGELPPNDWQSFFGGPAWARVADGQWYLHLFDKAQPDVNWKNPDIHEEFKKTLRFWSDHGTDGFRIDVAHGLAKDLESKPLEELGREYSVVGVLNHDFSHPLFDRREVHDIYREWRKVFNEYNPPRFAVAEAWVVPEHQHLYASMDELGQSFNFDFAQANWYADEFREAIAAGLKAAAETGGSTTTWVMNNHDVPRSPSRYGLPQIKGAPYHQLPHDWLLRNGTTYPEDRELGTRRARAAALMELGLPGAAYIYQGEELGLFEVADIPWDHLEDPTAFHTAQATMDKGRDGCRVPLPWTAADEPALADFSRPTPADDGTGENHVPLCAAGQFGTGASFGFSPATRAEGVTPAADPHLPQPLWFKDYAVDVEQADPDSMLALYRAALAIRQESLTATRDTTAEQVDMGDDVVAYTRAAVGGRTFTSITNFGDDPVVLPEGDVVLASGPLTPDGQLPTDTSAWIITQ; from the coding sequence ATGACCGCAAATAATCTCAATGACGACTGGTGGAAGCAGGCCGTCGTCTACCAGATCTACCCGCGCAGCTTCAAGGACGTCACCGGCGACGGACTCGGCGACATCGCCGGCGTCACCGAGAAGATGGACTACCTGAAGAGCCTCGGCGTCGACGCCATCTGGCTCTCCCCGTTCTACCCCTCCGATCTGGCGGACGGCGGCTACGACGTGATCGACTACCGCAACGTCGACCCGCGACTGGGCACCATGGACGACTTCGACGCGATGGCCAAGGCCGCGCACGAGGCCGACATCAAGGTGATCGTGGACATCGTACCCAATCACACCGCCGACAAGCACGTGTTCTTCCAGGAGGCCCTCGCCGCCGAGCCCGGCTCCCCCGCACGCGATCGCTACATCTTCCGCGACGGCCGCGGCGAGCATGGCGAACTGCCCCCGAACGACTGGCAATCCTTCTTCGGCGGCCCGGCCTGGGCGCGCGTGGCCGACGGCCAGTGGTATCTGCACCTGTTCGATAAGGCGCAGCCGGATGTCAACTGGAAGAATCCGGACATCCACGAGGAGTTCAAGAAGACCCTGCGTTTCTGGTCCGACCACGGCACCGACGGCTTCCGCATCGACGTGGCGCACGGCCTGGCCAAGGACCTCGAATCCAAGCCGTTGGAAGAGCTCGGCCGCGAATACAGCGTGGTCGGCGTGCTGAATCATGACTTCAGCCACCCGCTGTTCGACCGTCGCGAGGTGCACGATATCTACCGCGAATGGCGCAAGGTGTTCAACGAGTACAACCCGCCGCGCTTTGCCGTGGCCGAGGCGTGGGTGGTGCCCGAGCACCAGCACCTGTACGCTTCGATGGACGAGCTGGGCCAGTCCTTCAACTTCGACTTCGCGCAAGCCAACTGGTATGCCGACGAGTTCCGCGAGGCCATCGCCGCCGGACTCAAGGCGGCGGCCGAAACCGGCGGTTCCACCACCACGTGGGTCATGAACAATCACGACGTGCCGCGCAGCCCCTCCCGTTACGGCCTGCCGCAGATCAAGGGCGCGCCCTACCACCAGCTGCCGCACGACTGGCTGCTGCGCAACGGCACTACCTATCCCGAGGATCGCGAGCTTGGCACTCGCCGCGCCCGCGCCGCCGCTTTGATGGAGCTCGGCCTGCCCGGCGCCGCCTATATCTATCAGGGCGAGGAGCTGGGCCTGTTTGAGGTGGCCGATATTCCGTGGGATCACTTGGAGGATCCGACCGCTTTCCACACTGCTCAGGCCACGATGGACAAGGGCCGCGACGGCTGCCGCGTGCCGCTGCCGTGGACCGCCGCCGATGAGCCGGCCTTGGCCGATTTCAGCCGTCCGACTCCGGCCGATGACGGTACCGGCGAGAACCATGTGCCGCTGTGCGCCGCCGGCCAGTTCGGCACGGGCGCTTCCTTCGGCTTCTCGCCGGCTACGCGCGCTGAGGGCGTGACGCCGGCCGCCGACCCGCACCTGCCGCAACCGCTGTGGTTCAAGGATTACGCGGTGGACGTGGAGCAAGCCGACCCGGACTCGATGCTCGCGCTGTATCGCGCCGCACTGGCGATTCGCCAGGAGTCGCTGACCGCCACACGCGACACCACGGCCGAGCAGGTGGACATGGGCGACGATGTGGTGGCGTACACCCGCGCGGCGGTTGGCGGGCGCACGTTCACATCGATCACCAATTTCGGCGATGACCCAGTTGTGCTACCCGAGGGCGATGTGGTGCTGGCGTCCGGCCCGCTGACCCCCGATGGCCAACTCCCCACCGACACCTCGGCGTGGATCATCACACAATAA
- a CDS encoding LacI family DNA-binding transcriptional regulator — MTKASIQAVAREAGVSVSTVSRTFAKPDLVLPETRDRVMAAAEKLDYSVSRSAAALKSGQSFRIALLASETIASWFNSNIFAGLDSALRPSGYDTVPYPMRNAAERHDFFADLPVRRNADAVIVSSFDIEPAEVERLKHMHVPIVGINIPSTDGFDAGVSIDDYAATRSAIEHLIALGHRQIAFVGSAPTETNMRYSTEARLQGVIDAAAAHPGIELTPLSIQRGLGESNAALNAVLNASPSITAFCFEDDEMAAPVLYRLRQYGRRVPQDISIIGFDDSTLSAAVGLTTLHQDPFAMGATAGHMVLDAIAGKSIEPAFVRPDTPLILRETTTPPAATAAPAQA, encoded by the coding sequence ATGACCAAGGCAAGCATTCAGGCAGTGGCCCGCGAGGCCGGCGTTTCCGTATCCACGGTGTCCCGAACCTTCGCCAAGCCGGATCTGGTGCTTCCCGAGACTCGAGACCGAGTGATGGCCGCGGCCGAAAAGCTCGACTACTCAGTCTCTCGCTCGGCCGCCGCCCTGAAATCCGGCCAATCGTTCCGTATCGCATTGCTTGCCAGCGAGACCATCGCCAGCTGGTTCAATTCGAACATCTTCGCCGGCCTTGACTCGGCGCTGCGCCCCTCCGGCTACGACACCGTGCCCTACCCCATGCGCAACGCCGCCGAGCGCCACGACTTCTTTGCGGATTTGCCCGTGCGGCGCAATGCGGATGCGGTGATTGTCAGCTCCTTCGACATCGAACCGGCTGAGGTGGAGCGACTGAAGCATATGCACGTGCCGATTGTCGGCATCAACATCCCCTCCACCGATGGGTTCGACGCAGGCGTGAGCATTGATGATTACGCCGCCACACGTTCGGCTATCGAGCACCTGATTGCACTCGGCCACCGGCAGATCGCGTTCGTCGGCAGCGCACCGACCGAAACCAATATGCGCTACAGTACCGAGGCTCGTTTGCAGGGTGTCATTGATGCCGCTGCCGCCCATCCGGGGATCGAGCTAACGCCCCTGAGCATTCAACGCGGTCTTGGCGAAAGCAACGCGGCATTGAACGCCGTACTGAACGCCTCCCCCAGCATCACCGCCTTCTGTTTTGAGGATGATGAAATGGCCGCGCCCGTGCTGTATCGCCTGCGTCAATACGGGCGGCGGGTACCTCAGGACATTTCCATCATCGGCTTCGACGATTCCACCCTGTCCGCCGCCGTGGGACTGACCACGCTGCATCAGGACCCGTTCGCAATGGGCGCGACTGCCGGGCACATGGTATTGGATGCCATTGCCGGCAAGTCAATCGAACCGGCATTCGTACGGCCGGACACTCCGCTAATACTGCGCGAAACCACCACGCCGCCTGCCGCGACAGCAGCGCCCGCGCAGGCGTGA
- the malQ gene encoding 4-alpha-glucanotransferase: MTDAHGNDAATITGTIADATNDAASGASQRTESAERLTRPLVKLAKTCGLATSFIDQLGTYTEISDAALVAVLNALDVDASSDEAIARSMTQLEVENSKRLLPSTIVATTGKPTGITLNCSSDADIIVSIELEDGTAFGHFALLPHLNSGKPDLTIAPDLPMGYHTLTVTVDGREGKAAIIAAPARIPVPEAVAEHQRWGWMTQMYSVRSRESWGIGDYGDLKLLLADAADKSKADFMLINPIHAGAPIPPLEPSPYLPESRRFLNVTYIRPQDIPEYGTLPADIRAQVDALHDSVAARNDESNPMDINAAWAAKRPALRLIFDAGRNNKRELEFEHFKTTAGPDLDSFATWCLCFEVWGAPWGENRWFFEKTIDDPAVRQLVEEHHDLFEFNRWLQWIAAEQVNAAQQEALDHGMTLGLMQDMAVGVHGLGADAWANPERFASGGVTVGCPPDFYNQQGQDWGQPPFSPRYLEATGYQVYREMVHSMYEHAGAVRIDHVLGLFRLWWIPQGLGALNGAYVTYNHEAMLGVLAIEATRAGGMVVGEDLGTVPDYVRRILADHGVLGTDVEWFNRVDDSPNAGDPYRTPEDYRKQALASVTTHDLPPTAGYLNFEHVKLREELHLLSEPVEAFAASAMAERTAMMNRLVENGYISQTVADDVEGHVQEIVEAMHAMLTDTPSLLLQAALVDGVGECRSQNQPGTSSEYSNWRVPLADSSGHVVHTDEVFDLPRVQSLAAVMRREKR, encoded by the coding sequence ATGACCGACGCGCACGGCAACGACGCAGCGACCATCACCGGCACCATCGCAGACGCCACCAACGACGCCGCTTCCGGTGCCTCGCAGCGTACGGAAAGCGCTGAACGACTCACCCGTCCGCTGGTCAAGCTGGCCAAAACCTGCGGGCTTGCCACCTCATTCATCGACCAGCTCGGCACCTACACCGAAATCAGCGACGCGGCCTTGGTCGCCGTACTCAATGCCCTCGACGTGGACGCATCCAGCGACGAGGCCATCGCACGCTCCATGACCCAACTTGAGGTGGAAAACAGCAAACGTTTGCTCCCCTCCACCATCGTCGCCACCACCGGCAAACCGACCGGCATCACCCTGAACTGTTCGTCGGACGCGGACATCATCGTCTCCATCGAGCTGGAGGACGGCACCGCGTTCGGCCACTTTGCCCTGCTGCCGCACCTCAATTCCGGCAAGCCGGACTTGACCATCGCTCCCGATCTGCCGATGGGCTACCACACACTGACCGTCACGGTGGACGGGCGAGAGGGCAAGGCGGCCATCATCGCCGCCCCCGCGCGCATTCCCGTGCCGGAGGCGGTCGCCGAGCACCAGCGGTGGGGCTGGATGACGCAGATGTATTCCGTGCGGTCTCGCGAATCGTGGGGCATCGGCGATTACGGCGATCTGAAGCTGCTGCTGGCGGACGCGGCTGACAAGTCCAAAGCCGACTTCATGCTCATCAACCCGATTCACGCCGGCGCGCCGATTCCGCCGCTTGAGCCATCGCCGTATTTACCGGAATCGCGCCGATTCCTCAACGTGACGTACATCCGCCCGCAGGACATCCCCGAATACGGCACGCTGCCGGCCGATATCCGAGCGCAGGTGGATGCGCTGCATGATTCAGTGGCCGCACGCAACGACGAATCGAACCCGATGGACATCAACGCGGCGTGGGCGGCCAAACGCCCGGCGCTGCGCCTGATCTTCGACGCGGGCCGCAACAACAAGCGCGAGCTCGAATTCGAGCATTTCAAGACCACCGCCGGCCCAGACCTCGATTCCTTCGCCACCTGGTGCCTGTGCTTCGAGGTATGGGGCGCGCCGTGGGGCGAGAACCGTTGGTTCTTCGAGAAGACCATCGACGACCCGGCCGTGCGCCAGCTCGTCGAGGAGCACCACGACCTGTTCGAGTTCAACCGTTGGCTGCAGTGGATTGCTGCCGAGCAGGTGAACGCCGCGCAGCAGGAGGCGCTGGACCACGGCATGACACTGGGTCTGATGCAAGACATGGCCGTGGGCGTGCACGGGCTCGGCGCGGATGCCTGGGCCAATCCGGAACGCTTCGCCTCCGGCGGCGTCACGGTCGGCTGCCCGCCGGACTTCTATAACCAGCAGGGCCAGGATTGGGGCCAGCCGCCGTTCAGCCCACGCTATCTGGAGGCCACCGGCTACCAGGTGTACCGCGAGATGGTGCATTCGATGTACGAGCACGCGGGCGCGGTGCGCATCGACCATGTGCTGGGCCTGTTCCGCCTGTGGTGGATTCCGCAGGGGCTCGGCGCCCTCAACGGCGCATACGTAACGTACAACCACGAAGCGATGCTGGGAGTACTGGCCATCGAAGCCACGCGCGCCGGAGGCATGGTGGTTGGCGAGGATCTGGGCACCGTGCCGGATTACGTGCGCCGCATTCTGGCAGATCACGGCGTACTCGGCACTGACGTGGAATGGTTCAACCGCGTGGACGATTCGCCGAACGCCGGCGACCCGTACCGCACACCCGAGGACTACCGCAAGCAGGCATTGGCCTCGGTGACCACGCACGATCTGCCACCCACCGCCGGCTACCTGAACTTCGAACACGTCAAGCTGCGCGAGGAGCTGCATCTCCTGAGCGAGCCGGTGGAGGCGTTCGCCGCCTCGGCGATGGCCGAACGCACGGCCATGATGAACCGTCTGGTGGAGAACGGCTATATATCGCAGACCGTGGCGGATGATGTGGAAGGCCATGTGCAGGAGATCGTGGAGGCGATGCACGCCATGCTCACCGATACGCCGTCGCTGCTGCTGCAGGCAGCGTTGGTGGACGGCGTGGGCGAATGCCGTTCCCAGAATCAGCCGGGCACTTCCAGCGAGTATTCGAACTGGCGCGTGCCGCTGGCGGACAGCTCAGGCCACGTGGTGCATACCGACGAGGTCTTCGACCTGCCACGCGTGCAGTCCCTAGCCGCCGTGATGCGCCGAGAGAAGCGGTGA